GCAGTAATCCAAAGATTTACCGGCACAAAGTAGAGGAAAATAAAAAGTAAGACTATGCCTGCGAGAGCAGCCACGAGGATAAACATTGAACTATTTGGATCCATAATTTATTTGACTAAAATTTTATTGTTTTCAATTTTGATAATAGTAATATCGGAGCCTACCATTATAAATCCAGACTCGGATTTTACCTCATATATTTTCTCAGAAAACTGAGCTTTTCCTATTGGTTTGATATCTGAAATGGCCTTACCGGGCATCCCTACTTGCAAGCCGGATGTTCTTCCGTCAAAAGCTCCTCCCTTACTCGTAGTTTTTAATGAATACTTATTCCAGACTCCTGATCTAAAACTGTAAACAATAGCAGCTACATTTAATAAAGCAGCAATGCTGGTCACAAACCAAGCGGTCCCAGCATCAAAACTTAAAAATGCATACCCTACCCCCATCAGGCTGACAACCAAGCCAAAAATTCCTACGATGGTTGTCCCCGGAACGAAAAGAACCTCCGCCACCATAAGGGTAAGGCCAATCAGCAATAAAGTAATCAGGATAACTATTGTCATTTCAGGTTTAAGTCTATTCCTAAAAATACAAGAATCCTACATAGGTAATCCTATAAAAATAAAAAAACCCGGAAAATTCCGGGTTTATTTTTAATAAGCTTTCGCAAAGTAAACTCTTCCTTCCGAAGGTTTACCTGTTAAAACGCAAGTCCCTTCTTCCTCTTTTCGAGCTAGAGGAATACAACGAATTGTTGCTTTCGTCAATTCCTTGATTTTATCTTCAGTTTCTGGAGTTCCATCCCAATGTGCTGAAATGAAACCACCTTTGTTTTCTAGCACATCTTTAAATTCTTCCCAAGTATTGACTTCAGTAGTTTTTTCTTCTCTGAAATCAAAAGCTTTCTTGTAAATCGCCTCTTGAATTTCTTCCAACATCCCTGAAATTTTTTCAGCAATTGGTTGAGAGGAAAGTTCAAACTGAGATTTGGTCAAATTATCTCTACGAGCAATCTCGATGGTTCCGTTTTCCAGATCTCTAGGTCCGATCGCAATTCTCAATGGGACACCTTTCAATTCATACTCAGCAAACTTCCATCCTGGCTTATGAGTATCACGATTATCGTACTTCACAGAAATACCTACTTTTCGAAGCTCTGCCATGATTTCATTAGCTTTCTCAGAGATGGCATCAAACTCTTCCTCTTTTCTGTAAATCGGAACGATCACCACTTGAATTGGTGCCAATTTAGGAGGAAGCACCAAACCATTATCATCTGAGTGAGCCATAATCAGCGCTCCCATCAAACGGGTACTTACACCCCATGAAGTTCCCCAAACGTAATCTAATTTACCATCTTTGGCAGCAAACTTTACATCAAAAGCCTTGGCGAAATTCTGTCCTAAGAAATGGGAGGTTCCTGCTTGTAAAGCTTTTCCATCCTGCATCATTGCCTCAATACATAATGTATCATCAGCACCCGCAAAACGCTCATTGGCACTTTTTCTACCTCTTACTACAGGCAAAGCCATGAAGTCTTCAGCAAAAGTGGCATAAACATTCATCATTTGTAGGGTTTCAGCTTCTGCTTCCTTTGCAGTTGCGTGTGCAGTATGCCCTTCTTGCCATAGAAATTCAGCTGTCCTCAAGAATAATCGAGTACGCATTTCCCATCTAACAACATTTGCCCACTGATTCACTAATAGTGGAAGATCTCGGTAAGATTGGATCCAATTCTTATAGGTACTCCAAATAACCGTTTCAGAAGTAGGTCTAACAATTAATTCCTCCTCAAGTTTAGCATCGGGATCAACAATCACCCCTTCCCCATTTTCACCATTTTTCAACCTATAATGGGTGACTACCGCGCATTCTTTTGCAAAACCCTCCACATGGCTCGCCTCTTTGCTTAAGTAAGATTTAGGAATGAAAAGTGGGAAATAAGCATTTGTATGGCCTGTTTCCTTGAACATCCTATCTAATTCAGCCTGCATTTTTTCCCAAATGGAGTAGCCATAAGGTTTAATCACCATACATCCTCTGACCGCAGAATTTTCTGCCAGATCGGCTCTTTTTACTAATTCGTTATACCAAAGTGAATAATCTTCACTTCTCTTAGGTAGTCCTTTACTCATTATAATTGATTGAGTTAATTATTTCTGTATTTTTGTTAAATTGAGCAAGGCAAATATAAAGCAAAAAGTATAACCCTTCACCTTTGCTCACGTATAAGAAAGTAACAATCAACTTCAACTATGAAGAAAATATCCATACTATCAACATCTTTATTCCTTGGAGCGCTAGCAATGAGTGCTTGTAGCACTAGCCAGTACGCAAACTCCGGAGGACAGGATAACATGTACTTTATGGCTTCTGATGCTAAGTTAGCAACAGAATACGCTGTACAGAACAATAATCCTGAGTCTTTTGAGAGTCTTGGCTCTGTGAATTTAGATACATACCCAAATGAAAATTTCAGTTCAAAAAATGTAAACCCTGAGTATATCGCTAAATACTCTAATACGGAAGAAGTATCTTCTGATGATATGGTTTACTTTGATGAAGGTGGAGATGTATCCAGTGAAGGTGATATCAATGCCTATAACGATTACAGAGTTAATCAAGGAAATTCTAACAACGGAAACTTTGGAAATAGCTTCTTCCCTACCATGTCATTCAGCATGGGTTATATGGGAGGATTTAGCCCATGGGGCTATGGCTATATGCCTTTCTATGAACCATTCATGATGCCGGGTTATATGTATCCGTCTTATGGATTTGGGTTTAGACCTGGATTCAGTATGGGAATCAACATTGGATTTGGAATAGGCTTTGGCTCTTTCTGGGGTCCAAGTTATGCTTGGGGCGGTTACCCTGGTTACGGTTGGGGTGGTTATCCTAGCTATGGCTGGGGAGGTTATCCTGGTTATATAAATAGACCAATCTATGTTCTTCCAGGTGGAGAATATGGTGACAGAAGAATCGTTAGAGGCGCTAGAAGCACAAGAGGTGCTGGTTTAGCAAATGCATCTAACGCAAGAAGTTCAGCTATCTTACCAAATACTTCAAGAGCTCAAGCAAGAAATGCTGCTGTAAATTCTCCTAGAAATAGAAGCTTGGTTAGCGGTTCTAATAATAGCTCAAGAGTAACTTCAAGAGACTTTGGGAATTCTCAAAATGACTATTACACAAGTAGATCTAGAGTTGGAACTACAAGAAATGTAAGCTCTCCAGCTGTAAACAGAACTCCTACTAGAACTACTCGAAGTGCAATGCCTAGTTCTAGACCTAGCTATACGAGAAACAACGTTAGAACTTCTAATGCTTATAACAACTCTACTAGAAACAACAGAGGCTATACTAATTCAAGACCATCATACAATAGATCTTCTAGCCCTTCTTATAATAGAAGTAACATTCCGGCAAGAAGAACACCAACTTATAGTCCATCCAGAACTACTAGCCCTACCAGATCAACCATGTCTACACCAAGTAGATCATCTGGAAGCAGCGTAAGTACTGGATCAAGGAGTAGCGGGAGCTCAGTCTCCAGAGGATCATCACGAGGAGGAAGGGGAAATTAATTCCCCTTTTTTTTGAATTAATTTAACCTACTCTACCACTTCCTACGTTATTTTACTAAACCAATAAAACGATTCAATGAGGTTAACATTCCTTATTTTCTCTTGTATAATTATATCCAGTTCTACCCTATTCGCGCAGAGTGGGTATTTCGAAGATGCTTATAGATTTAGCCATGTTCAATCCAATGGTTCTTCCAGAATCATGGGGATAGGTGGGGCTCAGTGGTCTATAGGTGGTGATGTATCAAATATAGCCGGTAACCCAGCCGGGCTTGGTTTCTTTAGGACTTCTGAAGCAAGCCTCTCAATTGGATATTCGGACTGGAAAGTAAACACCAGTTATTTAGATCAAAATAAGTCATACAATACGACTAATTTTCACATCCCTAATCTTAGCTATGTCATGGCCAACCCCAAAACAGATCTGTCAAGGGGAGCTTTTAAAGGTGGGGCATTCGGAATTAGTTTACAAAGAGTAGCCAACTTCAATACTGAATATGGTTATTACTCTGACGAACTTGGAAACACATCCATTATCGATTTCTACATTCAAGATGCTTTTGGGATACCAGAATCTCAGATAGAATCTTTTGGATTGACAGGCATGGCATACCAGACCTACCAGATTAACCCTGTCCTATTTGACGAAAATGGTAACCCTATCAATAATCCTGATACTTATGATTCATTTGTCACCGGATTCCCGTTTCAGGATGAAAATGTAAGACAAGAAGGAAGTTCAAATCAGTTGACATTTGGTTATGGAGCCAATTTCAATCATAAGATTTTTGTGGGTGGATCAGTAGGTATAAGAAACCTTTCTTTTACCTCAATAAAATCCTACAACGAAGAATTCCCAGATGGACCATTGATTAATTCCTCTCTAACAGAAAGGTTATATATAAATGGTTCGGGGATTAATGTCAATTTAGGTTTGATCTACAAACCCATTGATTATTTGAATTTTGGGTTCACTTTCCAAACCCCAACTTGGTATGCGTTTAATGAGGAGTATGAAGCAGCAATGTCTGCTAACTATGATAATTTTAACTACGAACCAGAAGACACTATACTTGGCTACACTGAAGCTTTTTCAGATTACTTAGTGAGTTCATATGGTCTTAACACCCCACTCAAACTTGGGGGTGGAGCAACTTTTTTCTTCGGAAAGAATGGGTTTATTTCTGCAGATGTAGATTGGGTTGATTATTCAGCAGCCAATTTAAAAAGTAGAGATTTCAATGAAGGGCCAGACAATGAAGCCATCAAAAGTACCTACACCAGCACAATCAATTATCGTGTTGGAGCAGAATTTAAGTTTAATGTCTTAAGAGTCCGTGGTGGTTACGCCTATTATGGTGACCCTATTGCAAACTCTAACTTTGACCGCAGCACCAATCAAATTACTGGTGGCCTAGGAGCTAGATTCAATAAGTTTTCGGTTGACTTTACAGTGATAAATCAGAAATCCAACAATCTATATAGTAGCTACCAAGTTTTAGATGCTCAAAACAATAACATTGGCCCAGTGACCTCATTAGAAAACAGAATTTTCACAGGTATGCTAACGCTTGGACTTAGTTTTTAATCAATTTTATTAATTCAGACATTAAAAGCTCAGTGGAAAAATCTCCTCCACTGAGCTTTATTTTTGCCTGGTCATAATAAAATTCTCTATCAGCAAGTAGGCTCTTCAGCTTTAAGGTGATCTCTCCATGTCCTAGATCCTTGAACATAGGTCTATGCTGTAGCTTTGGCAAACTCAACCTTTCAGAAATCTCCTCTAATGGAACATCCAGATAAACGGATGCACCTTGCTTGTTTATTATATCCATGTTGTCATTGAAGCAAGGGCAACCTCCACCAGAGGCAAGAACGAGGGATTCTTGAGATGACATGACTTCTATTAATGTTTCTGTTTCCCATTCTCTGAATCTCCCTTCTCCAAAATCATTAAAAATATCGGGGATCTTCATCTGGAATTTCTTTTCGATTAATTGGTCCAAATCATAATATGGAAAATCTAAAGCAGTGGCCAATTGCCTTCCAAAAGTACTTTTACCTGATCCAGGTAAACCAACCAAAACAACTTTCAGAAAATCGTTCATGGCATAAATAAATCTATCACCTCAGCGGCATCAGGTGTATTGTTATCATGATATTTACCTATCACCACCCCATCTTTTAAAACCATAATACCTGGATTAGATCGGATCATTGTTTTTACAACAGTAGCATCTGCTTGTAAGCCAGTAATCCCCCAACCACGGCTGCTGATCAAAGAATCTACTTCTTCTTGTGCTGCCGCAGCGACTAATACTACCTCCACAGGCGTATTATTTAGATTTGTAACCAAAGCATCGATTTGCTCTAAGTTGGAAGAGCTCATTTTAGGCATATTGCTAACTAGAATCACCAATTTATTTCCAGTAAACATTTCCGCAGAATAATCTCCGCTATCGTTCCAAACAGCAAAATCAGAGATTTTTGGTAGAGCTTCAGGGTTTTTCAAATTCATCTCGACAAACTCATAACTTTCATCAGAAGGATACTGATCAAATTCAACGGTCTCTCCACCCTTTTTCATCACATAGGTATATAGCAAAGGAGAAGATGGCTCCATGGCTCTAGGAATGTCCACACCTATCTTGTAAGCTCTGAAATCTATGAATGGAAGATTTCTAATCGCAAGGATTGATAGTATCAAAGAACTGACCAATGCAATTACTACTGTTACCTTGGTCCATTTAGAGGAATAACGAGGTAAATCATCCTTAAAAATCAATAAAATCGTAATCAAGACTAATAGTATGATGTCCTTATAGAAAGATTCCCATGGCGTCAATTTGATAGCATCTCCAAAACATCCGCAATCCGTGACCTTATTGAAATAAGCTGAATAAAATGTCAAGAAAGTAAAAAAGAGGATCATGGCTCCTAAAGACCAAACAGTGAATTTACTTTTCACTCCTAATATCAACATAACTCCTAAAGTCACCTCCAACACGACCAAAAACACACCGATTGGTAAGGCAAATGGTTCTAGATATTGGAAAAACCCGGCAATGTCATTTGAAAAAACATCAAAATATTCTTCCAGTTTAATCGATGTACCGACAGGATCATTGACTTTAATTAATCCTGAAAAGATGAATAATCCACCAACTAGGAACCTTAGCACCCATAAAAACCCATCTTTAATCATGATGATATCCCAATTTAATTAAACAAAATACTGCATAGTTAATCATGTCCTGGTAGTTAGCTTCGATTCCTTCTGAGACTAAAGTCTTACCAGCATTGTCCTCAATCTGTTTGACACGAAGGAGCTTCATCAAAATAATATCGGTTATAGAGCTCACTCTCATTTCTCTCCATGCCTCTCCATAGTCATGATTTTTATTTTCCAGCAATGCTTTGGTATCAGCTACCCATTGATCATAGCTAGGCTCTAAAACAT
Above is a window of Algoriphagus machipongonensis DNA encoding:
- the proS gene encoding proline--tRNA ligase; the encoded protein is MSKGLPKRSEDYSLWYNELVKRADLAENSAVRGCMVIKPYGYSIWEKMQAELDRMFKETGHTNAYFPLFIPKSYLSKEASHVEGFAKECAVVTHYRLKNGENGEGVIVDPDAKLEEELIVRPTSETVIWSTYKNWIQSYRDLPLLVNQWANVVRWEMRTRLFLRTAEFLWQEGHTAHATAKEAEAETLQMMNVYATFAEDFMALPVVRGRKSANERFAGADDTLCIEAMMQDGKALQAGTSHFLGQNFAKAFDVKFAAKDGKLDYVWGTSWGVSTRLMGALIMAHSDDNGLVLPPKLAPIQVVIVPIYRKEEEFDAISEKANEIMAELRKVGISVKYDNRDTHKPGWKFAEYELKGVPLRIAIGPRDLENGTIEIARRDNLTKSQFELSSQPIAEKISGMLEEIQEAIYKKAFDFREEKTTEVNTWEEFKDVLENKGGFISAHWDGTPETEDKIKELTKATIRCIPLARKEEEGTCVLTGKPSEGRVYFAKAY
- a CDS encoding shikimate kinase, translated to MNDFLKVVLVGLPGSGKSTFGRQLATALDFPYYDLDQLIEKKFQMKIPDIFNDFGEGRFREWETETLIEVMSSQESLVLASGGGCPCFNDNMDIINKQGASVYLDVPLEEISERLSLPKLQHRPMFKDLGHGEITLKLKSLLADREFYYDQAKIKLSGGDFSTELLMSELIKLIKN
- a CDS encoding BT_3928 family protein, which encodes MIKDGFLWVLRFLVGGLFIFSGLIKVNDPVGTSIKLEEYFDVFSNDIAGFFQYLEPFALPIGVFLVVLEVTLGVMLILGVKSKFTVWSLGAMILFFTFLTFYSAYFNKVTDCGCFGDAIKLTPWESFYKDIILLVLITILLIFKDDLPRYSSKWTKVTVVIALVSSLILSILAIRNLPFIDFRAYKIGVDIPRAMEPSSPLLYTYVMKKGGETVEFDQYPSDESYEFVEMNLKNPEALPKISDFAVWNDSGDYSAEMFTGNKLVILVSNMPKMSSSNLEQIDALVTNLNNTPVEVVLVAAAAQEEVDSLISSRGWGITGLQADATVVKTMIRSNPGIMVLKDGVVIGKYHDNNTPDAAEVIDLFMP
- a CDS encoding OmpP1/FadL family transporter; the encoded protein is MRLTFLIFSCIIISSSTLFAQSGYFEDAYRFSHVQSNGSSRIMGIGGAQWSIGGDVSNIAGNPAGLGFFRTSEASLSIGYSDWKVNTSYLDQNKSYNTTNFHIPNLSYVMANPKTDLSRGAFKGGAFGISLQRVANFNTEYGYYSDELGNTSIIDFYIQDAFGIPESQIESFGLTGMAYQTYQINPVLFDENGNPINNPDTYDSFVTGFPFQDENVRQEGSSNQLTFGYGANFNHKIFVGGSVGIRNLSFTSIKSYNEEFPDGPLINSSLTERLYINGSGINVNLGLIYKPIDYLNFGFTFQTPTWYAFNEEYEAAMSANYDNFNYEPEDTILGYTEAFSDYLVSSYGLNTPLKLGGGATFFFGKNGFISADVDWVDYSAANLKSRDFNEGPDNEAIKSTYTSTINYRVGAEFKFNVLRVRGGYAYYGDPIANSNFDRSTNQITGGLGARFNKFSVDFTVINQKSNNLYSSYQVLDAQNNNIGPVTSLENRIFTGMLTLGLSF
- a CDS encoding NfeD family protein — protein: MTIVILITLLLIGLTLMVAEVLFVPGTTIVGIFGLVVSLMGVGYAFLSFDAGTAWFVTSIAALLNVAAIVYSFRSGVWNKYSLKTTSKGGAFDGRTSGLQVGMPGKAISDIKPIGKAQFSEKIYEVKSESGFIMVGSDITIIKIENNKILVK